AGCCTTCGGGAGAGTTCACGCCGATCCCGTTTTGGTTTTGGAACGATGAATTGAAAGAAGAAGAACTGATCCGTCAAATTCGCGAATTTCGCGCGAAAGAGGTGGAAGGGTTCGTGCTGCATCCGCGCATCGGCATTCCCGAAAGCATGCCGTATTTATCCGATGCGTTCATGGATTTGGTGGAAGCGGCCGTCCGCGAAGCGGCTAATTTGAACATGAAGGTCATCTTGTACGACGAAGGGATGTACCCTTCGGGCGCGGCGAACGGCGAGATCGTGCGGCGAAATCCGGAGCTGGCGAGCCGAGGGCTGCGCAAATTGGAGCATGCCGCGCGCGGTCCCGTCGAGTGGGAAGTTCCGCTGGACGAGGATGCGGGCGACCGGCTCGTATCGGTCCAAGCGGTCCGCTCCGCCGGCGAAGGGGCGGTGCAGGCAGAGAGCGCCGTCGTCCTTGCGCCGGAGAACGGCCGCGTGCGATTCGCTCCGCCGGACGGGGAAGACTGGCTGCTCCTCGCGTTCGTCGATTCGTATTCGTTCGGGACAATCCGGGGCATCCATTACGGCCAAGACGACGGAGAACCGAATGCGCCGCGCGCCGCGGATTTGCTGAACGAAGACGCCGTGAGCGCTTTTATCGAGCTGACGCACGAGCGGTATTTCCGCCGAATCGGGGCGTATTTCGGCTCCACCGTCATCGCGATGTTTACCGACGAGCCGGATTTGCTCGGGCGCGGGCATCGGAAAGGGATGCAGCCGTGGACCGCAGACTTCTTGGACGATTACCTCGCCGCGGGCGCACGGATCGAAGAGCTGGCGGCGCTCTGGTACGATGCGGGCGAGCGGACGGAGACGATTCGCGCCATGTATCGAAAGACGGTTCGGGAGCGGATGGAGCGCGTTTATTACAAGCCGCTGCACGATTGGTGCGAGTCGAAGGGCATCGCGCTGACCGGTCACCCGGCCGCGAGCGACGATATCGGGTTGCTCAACTATTTCCATATTCCGGGCCAAGACGTCGTGTGGCGATGGGTCGCGCCGGAAGAGGAGAAGGGCGTCGCCGGGCGCCACTCCACGTTGGGCAAATGCTCGTCGGACGCGGCGCGCCATCGCGGACGGCGCCGCAACTTGAACGAGTGCTTCGGCGTATGCGGCACGAACCACAGCTGGTCGCTGACCGCCGACGATCTGAAGTGGTACCTCGACTGGCTGTTCGTTCGCGGCGTCAACCTGATCAGCCCGCATGCGTTTTATTATTCGATCGAAGGCAAACGGCTGTACGAACGCGGCCCCGACGTCGGCCCGAACAATATTTGGTGGCCGGAGTTCGCCAGGTTCGCGCGTTACATCAAACGGATGAGCTGGACGATGACGGACGGCCGCAACGTGACGAACGTCGCCGTGCTGTGTCAAGCCGACCGGCTCCCGTGGGAAATCGCGAAGCCGCTGTTCGAGAGGCAGATCGAGTTCAATTATGTGGAAGAGGATCTGCTCCAGGAAGGCGTCGAAGCAGGAGAAGGGGCCATTGCCGTCCGCGATTATCGGTACGATACGGTACTGTACGATCGCGGCGCGCTGCTGGAGCCGGCGACGCGGAGCGCGCTGGCATCGTTCGTCCGCGCGGGCGGCACCGCGTTGGAGTGGGCCGGCGGCCCGGGGTCCGGCGCTCCGGATCTCGGGCAGACCGCGTTCGAATCGGTCGAGGAGCTCGCCGAAGCGGCGGAGCGGTTCGCGCTGGGCAAGCCCGCGCTCGCGCCGGCGGCGAAGGAGCTGCGCATCAGCCACGTCGCGAAAGACGGCGTTCATCTGTATGTAATCGCGAACGAAGGCGAGACGCCGTACGACGGCACGCTGACGATCGCCGAACAGGGGCGCACGGAGCTGTGGGACGGCTGGAACGGAACCGCGGCGCCCGCGGCCGCGCGGCCGAACGGTACGGGAACGGACGTCCGGCTTCGGCTCGAACGGCGGGAATGCCTCGTCGTCGCCGTCGATCCGTCGCAGCCGCTGGAGACGCGGGAGGCGCCGTCCGTTCGGCTCGCGCGCCGCGTCGTGCTGACGGACGCATGGTCCGTCGAGGGCCGCGGCCGAGTCGAGCTGTCCTCTTGGACGACATGGGAAGACATGGAGCACTACTCCGGCACGATCATCTACGAGGCTGATCTAGATTGGGATGCGTCGGCCGACGCGTTCGACGACATCGTGCTGGACCTCGGCGACGTGCGCGAGCTGGCCCGCGTCGTCGTGAACGGGCACGAGCTCGGCGCCCGTCTATGGGGACCGTACCGGTGGTCCGTGAAGGATCGGCTCCAGCCCGGCGCCAATCGGCTTCGCGTCGAAGTGACGAATTCGCTCGCGAACCGGTATGACCGCGCTTCGCTGCCGTCCGGTCTGCTCGGGCCGACGTTCGTCAACGCTTATACGTCGCAATAACAAGCAAGGAAGACCTCGCAAGAGGTCTTTTTTTTCGCCTGGCGGACAGCAAAATAAGTCAAGGTTCTGCCAAACGGGGCATGAAACGCGTAGAGCGGAAGACGGGCTCAGCGGAAAATAAAAAGAGAGTGTCCGGAAAGGGGAACGCACATGCGAACGGCAACGGATCGAAAATACATTCTGACCATGAAATACCCCGCCTCGTGGTGGAAAAATAAATGGCGCGATGCGCTGCCCGCGGGCAACGGGCGGATCGGCGCTTCCGTGTACGGAGCCGTCGGGGACGAAACCGTGCTGATTAACCACGCGGAACTATGGCATTGGGGCCGGAAGGACGAGCTGCCGGACGTTGGTTACACGCTGCCCGAAACCCGAAGGCTGATGGACGAGGGGCGGTATATGGAGGCCAACTGGCATTTGACGAGCGCGTTGAGACAAAAGGGATACGCGACGACGCTCGCTTCGCCCGTGCCGCTCGCCCATCTGCTGCTGACGATGCATGTCGAGCGCGCGTTCCGTTCGTACCGGCGGGAGCTCGACATGAGCACGGGCGAAATCGCGGTGTCGTGGCGGGACGGCGGCGCGAGGTACGCGAGGAGGCTGTTCGTCTCGAGGGCGGACGACCTGATCGCTTACACGATCGAAGCCGATCAAGCGGCGATCGACGCCCTGCTGCGCCTCGACTTTCCCCCAAGCGACAATCCGAAGTGGAACGAAGCGTTGGAGGAGAGGCGGCAGACGATTGCGCGCGAGGCGGACGGCGAATTTCTCTGTTACGCGGCGGCGAACGAAGACGGGCGCGATTACGGCGCCGTCCTGCGGGTCGTCCTCGCGGACGGCGAGGCGGCGCGAGAAGGGGACGGC
The nucleotide sequence above comes from Paenibacillus sp.. Encoded proteins:
- a CDS encoding glycosylhydrolase-like jelly roll fold domain-containing protein; translation: MLKRARERFMEPSGEFTPIPFWFWNDELKEEELIRQIREFRAKEVEGFVLHPRIGIPESMPYLSDAFMDLVEAAVREAANLNMKVILYDEGMYPSGAANGEIVRRNPELASRGLRKLEHAARGPVEWEVPLDEDAGDRLVSVQAVRSAGEGAVQAESAVVLAPENGRVRFAPPDGEDWLLLAFVDSYSFGTIRGIHYGQDDGEPNAPRAADLLNEDAVSAFIELTHERYFRRIGAYFGSTVIAMFTDEPDLLGRGHRKGMQPWTADFLDDYLAAGARIEELAALWYDAGERTETIRAMYRKTVRERMERVYYKPLHDWCESKGIALTGHPAASDDIGLLNYFHIPGQDVVWRWVAPEEEKGVAGRHSTLGKCSSDAARHRGRRRNLNECFGVCGTNHSWSLTADDLKWYLDWLFVRGVNLISPHAFYYSIEGKRLYERGPDVGPNNIWWPEFARFARYIKRMSWTMTDGRNVTNVAVLCQADRLPWEIAKPLFERQIEFNYVEEDLLQEGVEAGEGAIAVRDYRYDTVLYDRGALLEPATRSALASFVRAGGTALEWAGGPGSGAPDLGQTAFESVEELAEAAERFALGKPALAPAAKELRISHVAKDGVHLYVIANEGETPYDGTLTIAEQGRTELWDGWNGTAAPAAARPNGTGTDVRLRLERRECLVVAVDPSQPLETREAPSVRLARRVVLTDAWSVEGRGRVELSSWTTWEDMEHYSGTIIYEADLDWDASADAFDDIVLDLGDVRELARVVVNGHELGARLWGPYRWSVKDRLQPGANRLRVEVTNSLANRYDRASLPSGLLGPTFVNAYTSQ